The nucleotide sequence GCTGCGCCAAATCGAGCATCTGGCCATAGATCTTGATGTTGGCGGTGAGGTTCTCATAGCTCGTGCGCGCCTGCGCCAGCGCCGCCTTGGCCTGCTCGACCGCAAGGCGATAGGGCACTGGATCGATCTCGAACAGCTCGTCGCCCTTCTGGACCTGCTGGCCTTCCTTCACGACGACCTTGATGATCTTGCCGGAGATGTCGGGCGTGATCAGCACCTTCTGCGCGCCGACATAGGCGTCGTCGGTGGTGACGTAGCGGCCGCCATTGAGATACAGCGCGAGGCCGCCGACGGCGGCCAGCACCGGCAGCACCACCAGCAGCAGAGTGCGGCGATAGCGGCGCAGGACTCCGGGACGCGCCGGCTTTTCGGCAGCAGCAGGCGGCGCCGCGTCGGGATTGGCCTTCTGTTCGGGGGCGAGTTTCAGGGCTGGCTCAGCCATAGCGCTGCTCCTTTCGCTGCTCGTCGCAGAGCGACTGCAGGGCGTTTCTCACATTTTCCTTGATGGCTTCGAGATGGGTCATCAGCCGCTCGGCATCGCCGGCGCTGATGCCCTGAAGGGCGGTGTCGGTCAGCTCGGCCTTGAGAACGCCGAGCTTGGCGAGCAGCGGGCGCGCGGCCTTCTTCAGATAGAGCCGGTTGACGCGCCGGTCGGTGTCGTCGCCGCGGCGCTCGATCAGGCCGGCCTCCGCCAGCTTGTCGATCAGCCGCGTCAGGGTGATCGGCTGCATCTCCAGCTGCTCGGCGAGCTCGGACTGCTTCATCCCCTCGTTGCGCTCGACCTTGGCCAGCACGGCCCATTGCGCGCGGGTCATGCCGAAGCGCGCGGCCTCCTTGTCGGCATAGGCGCGCACCAGGCGCTGCAGTTCGCCGAGCGTAAACAGGAAGTTCGCGTCCGCGGAGGTGCGGCTCATCGGGGTCTCGATTCGGGGAACGGAGGGAACCTAAGCTTTGGCTGTAATGAGCCTCAGATATAATAAGCAAGCTTATGAATATTTCATGTCCTTTCGAAGCGGGCCCATTCCGCGAAAATGCATGGCTCGGCCGCAGCCTTTGGCGAGCGAGGCGCGAGATGCTAGATTGCAGACAATGACTCTCGCAAAACCCACCTTCCCGGCGCCCGACCACGATCACGGCCGCTGCGCGGCCGATGCCCTCGATCATGCCGAGCGCGTCTGCGCCCAGCGCGGCCAAAAATTCACGCCGCAGCGCCGCCAGGTGCTGGAGGCGCTGCTGTCCAGCCACCGCCCGCTCGGCGCCTATGAGATCATCGAGGAACTCGCCAAGGCGGGGGCACGGCCGGCGCCGATCACGGTGTACCGCGCGCTCGAGTTCCTGATGGCCAACGGCCTGGTGCACCGCATCGAAAGCCGCAACGCCTTCCTGGCCTGCGCGCATGACCACGAGCAGACCGCGCTCGTCGCCTTCCTGATCTGCGAAAGCTGCGGCGCGGTGGGCGAAGTTCCGGCGGCACCCATCGCCGAAAGCCTCAAGAGCGCCGCGGCCGCGTCGGGGTTCCTGCCGAAGATGTCGGTGGTGGAGATCACCGGCCTGTGTGCGCACTGCCAAGCCGCGGCGTGAGATCTGTCACTGCGGCGCAAGGTGTACACGTTTAACTAATCATCGTATTCGAGATTTTCGCCCGAGCGACAGTGCGCTCCCTCTCCCCGTCCTTCACGGGGAGAGGGTTGGGGTGAGGGGCAGCCACGCGCACCGACCGTGCGGAGAGTCCCCCTCACCCGGATTGCATCTGACGATGCAATCCGACCTCTCCCCGCAAGCGGGGCGAGGTTGCACCGCCGCTGCGGGCCCAGTGTTCGCCTGATCTCTGCGGACGACAATCAAGCCGCATCTTCGCGGTCCAAGAAAACAAAACATCTCCGGGAGCCCCCGTCCTCGTGTCCGCAACGTCCCCTTCATCCGCCGCCACCCGGCCGCTCGGCCCGGGCGCCATCGCCATCACGCTCGTGCTTTGCCTGTCCTGGGCGTTCAACCAGATCGCGATCAAGCTCGCGCTGCCCGAAGTGCCGCCGATGCTGCAGGCGACGTTCCGCTCGGCGGGCGCGCTGCCGGTGCTCCTGATCTTCGCGCAGTTGCGCGGGGTGAAGATGTTCGAGCGCGACGGCACGCTCTGGCTCGGCCTGATTGCGGGTGCGCTGTTCGGCTTCGAGTTTGTGCTGATCTACCAGGGCCTGCTGCTGACGTCGGCCTCGCGCGCCGTGGTCTTCCTCTACACCGCGCCGTTCTTCGTCGCGCTCGGCTCGTTCCGGTTCCTTGGCGAGCGGCTCGGCCCGGCGCAATGGGGCGGCCTGGCGATGAGCTTCGCCGGCGTCGCGCTCGCCATCGGCATCCCGCAGGCCAATGTCGACAGCCGCGTGCTGCTCGGCGACCTCCTGGTGGTCGGCGGCGGACTGCTGTGGGGCGTCACCACGGTGTTCATCAAGGGCACCCGCATGCGCCTGATCGCGCCGGAGCGCGCACTCGGATACCAAGTGGCCGTCTCCGTCCCGATCATGGCCGCCGCGGCGCTGGTCGCCGGAGAGCGGATGACCCATGTTCCCAGTCCGTTCGTCCTCGGGCTGCTCGCTTATCAGGCGATCTGGGTGGTCGGCACCACGTTCACGATCTGGTTCGCGCTGATCAAGGCCTATTCGGCCAGCAAATTGTCGGCATTTACCTTCATCACCCCTTTATTCGGGGTCGTGGCGAGCTATTTCATCCTGCATGACGCCCTGACGCTGGCCTTTGGCCTGGCTGCCGTGCTTGTGATCATTGGGCTTTTTCTCGTAAACCGCCCGAACCGCGCGGTCGCCGCCGCGACTGATCCATTGCTGACCGTCACCAAAACCTGATATCCGAGCCCCCATGAACAAGCCCGAGACAGTTTCCCAGACTGACGTCGCTGGACCCGCTCCCCGGCATCAGACCACCAAAGTCATGGTCGGCAACGTCGCCGTGGGCGGCGGGGCGCCGATCGTGGTCCAGTCCATGACCAACACCGACACCGCCGATGTCGACTCGACGGTGGCCCAGGTCGCAGCGCTGGCGCGCGCCGGGTCGGAGATGGTCCGCATCACCGTGGATCGCGACGAGGCGGCTGCCGCCGTCCCGCACATCCGCGAGCAGCTCGACAAGCGCGGCATCACCACGCCCTTGATCGGCGACTTCCACTACATCGGCCACAAGCTGCTGACCGAGTACCCGGCCTGCGCCGAGGCGCTCGCGAAGTACCGCATCAATCCCGGCAATGTCGGCTTCAAGGACAAGCGCGACACCCAGTTCTCGACCATCATCGAGCTCGCCAACAAATACGGCAAGCCGGTGCGCATCGGCGCCAATTGGGGCTCGCTCGACCAGGAGCTGCTGTCGAAGCTGATGGATGAGAACGCGGAGTCCGCGAACCCGCGCGACGCACGCGCGGTCATGCGCGAAGCCATGGTGCAGTCCGCGCTGCACTCGGCCGAACGCGCCCAAGAGCTCGGCATGCCCAAGGACCGGATCATCCTCTCCGCCAAGGTCTCGGCGGTGCAGGACCTGATCGCGGTGTACCAGGATCTCGCCGCGCGCTCCGACTACGCTATCCATCTCGGTCTCACCGAGGCCGGCATGGGCTCGAAGGGCATTGTCGCCTCCTCGGCCGCGCTCGGCATCCTGTTGCAGCAGGGCATCGGCGACACCATCCGCATCTCGCTGACACCCGAGCCCGGCGGCGACCGCACCCTCGAAGTGCAGGTCGCGCAGGAGCTGTTGCAGACCATGGGCTTCCGCACCTTCGTGCCGCTGGTCGCGGCGTGCCCGGGCTGTGGCCGCACCACCTCCACCACGTTCCAGGAGCTGGCGCGCTCGATCCAGGATTTCATCCGCGACGAGATGCCGACCTGGAAGACCAGATATCCCGGCGTCGAGGCGCTCAACGTTGCCGTCATGGGCTGCATCGTCAACGGCCCCGGCGAATCCAAGCATGCCAATATCGGCATCTCGCTGCCCGGCACCGGCGAAGCCCCGGCCGCACCGGTCTTCGTCGACGGCAAGAAGTTCCGCACCCTGCGCGGGCCCACGATCGCCGCCGACTTCAAGGCCCTGGTCATCGACTACATCGACCAGCGCTACGGCAACGGTGCGAAAGCGCCGGAGAGCGTGACCGCGGCGGAGTAGGGGCGTGGCTTAGGGGCGGCGACTCAAGCGTTGCCTTTGTTGCTACGATGATCTGAGATCGAGCCGCCGCCAAGACGGCGGTGCGCTCCCTCTCCCCGTCCTTCACGGGGAGAGGGTTGGGGTGAGGGGCAGCCGCACGGGCGGTGCCGATTCCCTGCAACGAACTGAACGAAGATATCTGCGACATATTAGTCGGCCCCGGCGGTCGTACCCGTCCGATGGACCATTGACCTGACTTCGCGCGTGCCATGCCCCTCACCCGGATTGCTGCGCAATCCGACCTCTCCCCGCAAAGCGCGGGGAGAGGTGAGAGGGCCGCAACACCTGGCGTTACAACGCTGACATGTTGCGCGGCGAGACGGTCTCATCGTCACAACTCACCGCTGCTTGTCCCACGCTCCTCACTCTGAAACCTTTCCCCACGCGCCAATTGTCGCCTCGTCGACCGTCGCCGCCACCAGCACGATCACCCCACCGCCCCACTGCTGCCTGCATGATCAGCACCTTGAGGCCTGCTGAAGAGGATGCCTCGATGACTCTCGACGTCAGGGAAATGGAGCTCGCCGAGACCTCGCTGGTCATCGACTACTTCTATTCGTCGAGCATCGAGCAACTCGACCTGATGGGCATCGATCCGACGCGGATGCCGACGAAGCCAGTGTGGGCCGGCCTGTTCAAGACCCTCTACGATACGCCCATCATTGAGCGCGCCGCGCTGCTGCTGATCTGGCGCCTCGACGGCCGCCCCATCGGCTTCTCCAGCTGCGACCGCATCGTGTTCGGCAACCGCGCCCACGTGCACCTGCACATCACCGAGCCGGAGCTGCGCAGCCGCGGCCTCGGCACCGAATGTATCAGCCGCAGCATCGACCTGTATTTCGATCGCCTGCGGCTCAAGCGGCTGTTCTGCGAGCCCAACGCCTACAACACCGCGCCCAACCGCACGCTGCAGAAGGCCGGCTTCCGCTACTTGAAGACCTACAAGACCGTACCCGGTCCGATGAACTATCACCAGGCGGTGACGCGATGGATGTTCGAGCGGTGAGGCGGATGGTCGGCTGCGCAAGAGGTGCGGCTGCTATTCAAGTGGCTCGTCCTGCGCGGTATGTCGGACGTGCAAGATAACGACCTCGTCGGCCGCCTGATCGATAGCATAGAAGATCCGGAAGGGATAACGCACGACCGACAGGACCCTAACCTTTGGCTCGTCGGTGACGTGGCCCGCCCAGGGAAAGGTCGCGAGAATGGATGTCAGTCGATCAATCCGAGCGACCACCGACGCAGCCGCCGTCGGATTGCGCTCGTGAATGTAGGAGAAGATGTCCCCGATCTCGGTCAGCGACGACTGAGACCAGCGGACTTTCATGCCCGATAGCGGTCGAAGATGGCAGCTACCGCGGCATCATCGGCGAGCTTCCGCTCTCGCATCTCTTGCAAGCCGCGGTGTACGGCTTTGCGCTCCG is from Bradyrhizobium sp. ORS 285 and encodes:
- a CDS encoding MarR family winged helix-turn-helix transcriptional regulator, whose product is MSRTSADANFLFTLGELQRLVRAYADKEAARFGMTRAQWAVLAKVERNEGMKQSELAEQLEMQPITLTRLIDKLAEAGLIERRGDDTDRRVNRLYLKKAARPLLAKLGVLKAELTDTALQGISAGDAERLMTHLEAIKENVRNALQSLCDEQRKEQRYG
- a CDS encoding Fur family transcriptional regulator — protein: MTLAKPTFPAPDHDHGRCAADALDHAERVCAQRGQKFTPQRRQVLEALLSSHRPLGAYEIIEELAKAGARPAPITVYRALEFLMANGLVHRIESRNAFLACAHDHEQTALVAFLICESCGAVGEVPAAPIAESLKSAAAASGFLPKMSVVEITGLCAHCQAAA
- a CDS encoding DMT family transporter, whose protein sequence is MSATSPSSAATRPLGPGAIAITLVLCLSWAFNQIAIKLALPEVPPMLQATFRSAGALPVLLIFAQLRGVKMFERDGTLWLGLIAGALFGFEFVLIYQGLLLTSASRAVVFLYTAPFFVALGSFRFLGERLGPAQWGGLAMSFAGVALAIGIPQANVDSRVLLGDLLVVGGGLLWGVTTVFIKGTRMRLIAPERALGYQVAVSVPIMAAAALVAGERMTHVPSPFVLGLLAYQAIWVVGTTFTIWFALIKAYSASKLSAFTFITPLFGVVASYFILHDALTLAFGLAAVLVIIGLFLVNRPNRAVAAATDPLLTVTKT
- the ispG gene encoding flavodoxin-dependent (E)-4-hydroxy-3-methylbut-2-enyl-diphosphate synthase → MNKPETVSQTDVAGPAPRHQTTKVMVGNVAVGGGAPIVVQSMTNTDTADVDSTVAQVAALARAGSEMVRITVDRDEAAAAVPHIREQLDKRGITTPLIGDFHYIGHKLLTEYPACAEALAKYRINPGNVGFKDKRDTQFSTIIELANKYGKPVRIGANWGSLDQELLSKLMDENAESANPRDARAVMREAMVQSALHSAERAQELGMPKDRIILSAKVSAVQDLIAVYQDLAARSDYAIHLGLTEAGMGSKGIVASSAALGILLQQGIGDTIRISLTPEPGGDRTLEVQVAQELLQTMGFRTFVPLVAACPGCGRTTSTTFQELARSIQDFIRDEMPTWKTRYPGVEALNVAVMGCIVNGPGESKHANIGISLPGTGEAPAAPVFVDGKKFRTLRGPTIAADFKALVIDYIDQRYGNGAKAPESVTAAE
- a CDS encoding GNAT family N-acetyltransferase yields the protein MTLDVREMELAETSLVIDYFYSSSIEQLDLMGIDPTRMPTKPVWAGLFKTLYDTPIIERAALLLIWRLDGRPIGFSSCDRIVFGNRAHVHLHITEPELRSRGLGTECISRSIDLYFDRLRLKRLFCEPNAYNTAPNRTLQKAGFRYLKTYKTVPGPMNYHQAVTRWMFER
- a CDS encoding type II toxin-antitoxin system RelE/ParE family toxin, which gives rise to MKVRWSQSSLTEIGDIFSYIHERNPTAAASVVARIDRLTSILATFPWAGHVTDEPKVRVLSVVRYPFRIFYAIDQAADEVVILHVRHTAQDEPLE